The genomic interval ATCTCATGAAGCTTCTTAAGGAATTCAGAGTCCAGATGGTTGTGTTCTCCGGTCAGAGTGTGGAAGTAAACCATCACATACTCCTTCACTGTGATGTGGTCCATGACATGGATGAAGTAGAGCAGGGCCTGTAGTGAAGTAATACACACATGGTGGAGAGGTCAAGGTTTGTTCACAGAGCAACAATATTGATTTATTTTCTATTGTGCAACTAAAACGGTGATGTTCATGATGTTGCCTCCAAATGAAGCCTGGTACCTTTTCCATGTCAATGAGGGTGACAGGAATATTTCTGCCCACAAGAACCATCACTGTCCTGCCACACATGTCAACACCTGTGGAAACGCACACCACTAAAAGATAAGCCCAGCAGCCTGCCAGTATTACTACACTGCCTCCTAGAGGAGACAGGAACAATTACATTCAGTGAAAAAGGAGGGTGTCATGAACCTCACTATATTATATCTATGGTTGAAAAAGTATAAAAAGCGATCCAACTAACTAAATAAACGAGTTTGAAGAAAGAGAACGCAAGAGAAGGAGTGAAAGATGTCCTGCCATGACAGAGGCTGTTTCATTACTGGTCATTTTTTATCCTGAGAAAGAAATGataaaacagattatttcaccccCGGATGCTGTGTTCAATGAGCTGGAAAAAGGAtttcacatacagacacacactgaactCACCAGTTTGATATAAGGCTTTCAGTGCTGCTATGTCAGACAAGTCCTCTGCTCTGGCTCGACATAACCAGCGGTTATAACTGCAACGATAGGAGAGGTTATAACACATTACAGAAACACTGTACTGGCTTAGGGTGTACTGTAAATGTTGGTAAAACTAGGGTATAGGATGCATGGTAGGGATGTAGTGTACAAGTTGTGTAACACACTTTCTCTGGTGCTGTTTCTGCATGGTTGCATCAGACAGCTGGCCCTGCAGGATTAGTTTGCGCTGTTTGTCCACGTCTCCCTCCATCCGGGAAAACGCATGAGTCCCCACCTGGCCCAGGTCTGAGTCTAGAGTCTCCGCCTCAGAGTCAactacacagcacacacacagatacaacaaTCTATGAAAATGACTCAACTCTAAAAGAAAATACACTCTCCCTAATTGTTATATCAACAAATATATTTTGAAACCATTGCTCTgaaaagtctgtgtgtgtgcgtgtgcgtgtgtgtgcgcgcgcgtgtgtttATTCCAGTGTTTGTTGTCGTTGGGCCTGACTCACACCTCTAGGTCTGGAGTTTTTAATCTAGGGCTGAGCCCCATATGGACAAAAGTCATCCAAGGAGAGGCAATATTAAGGCATAAAAGCATACACATGGCTAATGTGAGTAACTAAAGATAATATACCAGTCCAGTATATTCATATACATCAACACATCTAGACAACTAAAACAACCTTACGGGATGAGAAACTTTTTCAACATTCAAGAAAATATCTGAACACAAGAGGGATTCTGCATTCCTCTATTGAAGACATACCGGTAAGtgccaaaatgaaggaaacaccAACAAAGGGTCTTAAcagggcattgggccaccacgagccagaacagcttcaacgcaccttggcatagattctacaagcaTCTGGAACTATATtagagggatgtgacaccattttTCCATGAGatattccatcatttggtgttttgttggtggtggaaaacgctgtctcaggcgccactccagaatctcccataagtgtttaaTTTGGTTgacatctggtgactgagatggccatggcatatggtttacatcgttttcatgctcatcaaaccattcagtgactacTCATGCCCTGTGTATGGGGGCGTAGCCAAAATAATGTCTTGCCTAGCATTTTCATACCCTAAatatgatgggatgttaattgctccagaaccacacctgtgtggaagcacctgctttcaatatactttgtatccctcatttactcaagtgttttcaTTATTTTTCCAGTTACCTGTACATCCTCCTCTCTGCCATCAGAGCACCTGTCAGGGCAGCGCTCAGTGGAAAAGATGAACCAACAGAAAGACATGGTTAATTTAACAATTAGGCTCCTAATGCCTTCCACACCGATGTAAGAGccatcactctgtctgtctgtgtgtagtgttcCACCACTGGCCGAAGGTATGACTGAGATGTTCCACTAACTCGACTATGAAAGATCATCCTGCATTCTTCTCCCATGTCCACTGAGTGCGTTTCCATGGATACAAATGACCTGGTTTTAAACCAGGTAGTACTGGCCAGGACTGTGCTGTTCAGACTCCAGGAAATACAGCTGCTGCTTAGAGATGAAGAACTGCCGGTGGCGGCAGGTCTATTATCACCATGTATTTATACAATGCATCACCTACATGGAATGGATGTTGTTCAGGGCCTAAACTGAACACCCGCCAAATGCGGCTAGATTTTGCAATTGGCGGATAAGATGTTTATTTCACCAGCCACGTTGGCAGGTGGTCAGGACTCCACAGTGAGAGCATTTCACTTGTATTTGCAAATAAAAATAGAGTTAGAAGTCAAGCATGAGCACATTTAGAGCCTTAAAAAAGTGTTTGTTTTTGAAGTGTTTGTCTTTCTGTTTCATAGCTGGTACCTAATCACACAAAGACCTATGACTCCTATTATATATATACCCTACCTCGCACATTGTGCATAAACACTGCCTGGCTGGGGAGCTGTGTGCACTGTGATTGAAGTGAAGATTCATTTTTTCAAGTCTACTAAAGTGAGCGTTTTTTTCTTTGTGTTTCTTAGCTATTTACAatgttttgttcacaagctagATTGTTTTTTAATGTTTgagtacagtagcatgtcttcGCTGAAGCAGTCAGATTCTCATATGTCAGTCACACTGTCACTGACAACTCCAGCCGCTCCAAGTGCCGTCACCTCCTGCCCTTAAAACAGCAGCTGAACATTTGGCTCATCTATTTTGGCTAAAAGATTTGGGTCACATCTTTGGGGTAAAAATGTTGCAATATACCAGATCACTTCTTGCTAGTAATACATATATTGctttagaaacattacaaagcatgctCATCCGTTTTTTTGTTTATGGTATAATTATGtcagaaaaaatattttgtctgGTAAAAAAATCTGATTGGCTGGTAGATTTAAatgtattataattttttatttttttttatctacctgccacagtggctggtggatCAAAAAGTTTATTTCAGGCCCTGATGTTGTTGCTATGGTAACCCTATTGAAACCACTATGCACAACAGCTCAGAGATGAGTCACATCTAGGGGGTTGTGGGAAATGTAGTCTTACCTTCCAGACAGCCTGGTTTCTCGGCGATGCGGATCTGTCTCTCTGGGACTACAGGCTCACCTTCAGAGTTCCCGATGTCAGTCGGGATTAGGGGCAGGCTGGCACACTCCTCTTCCTCAGAACGAGGGTAGTAGAGAGGCAGCAGTTTCCTGTATGTGGGCTGTGACACACAAAATGACGTTAACCACACAGATATTAGatgccacacactcacacatgctttCTAACACAAAAACCTTCACACACATCCTCAGTTTCTAATCACTATGTGCATTTTCCCTCTTATCGGTGAAATACACTGTCTTTTTGTGTGTTTGCCATCTTTGACATGAATAATTACCTCAAACTGAAACATTCATGTTATATTTGATATATTTAATGTTCTCTATGAAAAACAAATTAGTGAGTAATCACAAGAAAACTTCGCCTTCGAAACACAGCTTAAATATTTCATGCTCCAAACATTCCCCTTAAGTTGAATTTCACACCAGAAAAGAAATGAACAAGCCAGTGCAATTATATGCATGTAAAACCTAAGCATGTAAAACCTAAGCATGTAAAACAAGAAAAAAGAACACACCTCTTCTGTGTCTGTCACAGCGAACACCACCGTCTCTATGCTCTCTCCATACTTCTCCAGAAACCTGCGGACCGTTCCTGCAAACACAGTTATACACACCGTAACAGACAACAGATATGCTAGCTGATGTGTAGTGAGCATTCTGGCAGAAAATGGTTGCTTTGTATCACCCAAGTGTGTGCTAAACATTGGTGGTGGGATAGGTGAGTTTCCCCCTTACAATGTAAAGCGCTTTGAGCACCTACTGCATTTGTAAAGGTGCTATATAAAATGCATTAAATTATTATTGAACACACCTTCATATAGGTCAGGGGTCATGGATGAGTTACTGAACATCATGCCAGTGTCAATAGTTGACAGCCACAAGTTAACAACATGAAATTGTGACAGTGTACTATCCGCTAATGTATAAGAGATCATTAACTTAGTGAATGTATGCTGTGcgtgtgagctgtgtgtgtgtgctgtgcgtgTCTTACTGAGGGCAATGTGTGTGGCGTCCTCCAGTGGGTATCCTCTCTTAGTTGTGCTGACCACACAGACGGCCACAGATGCCATAGCCTGCTCTCTGCAGACACAAACAGCTCAAACATACTAACAGTAGCCACACCACAAACCCCATTCAATTGACAGTGCAGTACACACCACAGAGTAAAGTggtttatgtacatattaccttacctgtacccctgcacaatgactcagtactggtaccccctgtatatagctgtgttatgttattgtgtgtaacttctgcatttaaaataaaaaataacgtaatatcaaatattttatttttaaaaaaatgcattgttgttggtcaagtaagcatttcacctgctgtattcagtgcatgtgacaaaaaagTGATTTGAGAAACATGGTGACCGagatggccatggcatatggtttacatcgttttcatgctcatcaaatcaTTCAGTGACTACTCAGGCCCTGTGTATAGAGGCATGAGGCTGTAAGGGAGCACCTCacgttacacacacacctgtgtggtATTGTGGGGAGAGAACACTTCTCTCGTATGTAAACAAGCTGTGATCTAATCAACATGCCTAATCAACTtgcacagtggtttagatggtacaatgattatctacactatacttgcttgttttgtaacaaactgaaattaggcaaactattcgaatttctgcaaccaggaaatggcagaacgATTTCTGCATACTGCATCTTTAATGTCTTACTTGGCGAGCTGCATGACGTTCCTATAGCAGTTGTACAGAGAGTTCTCAGCAGCCGTCCTGTACTTGGTTTTGTACTTGGGGCCCACCGTGTGGATGATAAAGCGCGCCGCCAGGTTAAAGCCTTTGGTCATCTTTGCCTCGCCTGTCCGACATCCTGTGGATAAACACATACATACTGGTAATACAAGTatatcaagatcccacaaagaaCACACCAAGAGAACATTCTTCACCTTCAACACAGCCTAGAAGGGGATTTACATAGCAACAATACCCAATGGATACAAACCAACACTTTTTCCTTTTCTAAAATATGCATTTGTATAaaaacctgtctgtaatgtgttgtctccaCAGTGCTCACATTATGTTAACACATGACATTCACTTTCCCAGCTTAACACAAGGTCATGAGCAGTAGAGACAAACCAACAGAAGTTAATTGGACAACAAAAATAAGCATTCTGATTTATCAAGTTGAGATAGTGTTTTGAAACGGTGCGGTACTTTCTCATGTTTCGTGCCCACTGAGCGCAAACCAGTCATGTTGTGATTAACCTGATGAGTTAGTGGTGCCCCCTACCTTTCAGTTTGAGCATCTCGTCTCGAAGTTCAGGCCCAGCGTAAGTGTGGATGCTCTCAGAGATAGGGTTCTTGTCCGTCAGAGTCTCATTACTCGTGTTTACGATCGCTGTGCAGTTCAGCAGGGCAACATTGCCATTACTGAGAGATGACAGCAGAATGAAAGAGGGTCAGATGTCTTAACTGTATTGGCCATACTCAAGCTCCATCTCATATCTCCCTTTGAcatcaaaaagaagaagaaactgtactaTGAAACAAAGTTATATAAACAATGAAAGCTTTGGATTACCTTCAATAcaattttgggcaaaaaggcaaacttcGATCCATATTCCctctgatattgccaactacttgtattactttttcattggcaagattgtTGTTGGCCTACAACAATAATAATCCCAAAAATAATAATATGtttgggcaaaagaacacagcattAGCCTTTGCTAAATGCATAGAAATTaagaagaagattgtgggagccgTTTTGTTAGACTtaagtgcagcttttgacattatcgaaactgctggaaaaacatacaggaccagtcaaaggtttggacacacctactccttcaaggggttttctttattttactattttctacattgtagaattcaaatcatagtcgcacacctcatgtagcctagcccataggcgtATATGTTTTGTTAAGGTTTGTTAAAGTGGCCAAATAagttcttaaaattaagcacatgaaTCTGTTTTACAACGGGTGCAGAGCCTAACTGCCATACATTAGCAGCACTTGAGTtttaagtttggggaagatcatttttcACCATAAAAgttcacctttataataaaagcattacatgcataatcacatttacATTCACTTTTGAGAATGGCGTTTTCCCGCTAAAGGATCATTCACGCTAATAACCTACTGCCGTGTGAgcattgctgcgcttatgtgaagaaatagcctaatagtgtatcaacattttaagctaaacgttctgattgGTTGTGTCAGCCTCATTGCATTATTTaatttttgatgctagtggttgtattaatttgggctTCATCTCATCCCACAACATGTTTGGAATATTTCTTTCTAGATAGAATAGgacaacttttgtactatgggggatagtaaaACCGACATATTCTAGTGCTTTTGTTGTTCGTTAGGCCTGTCCAATTTCAATATCTTTAATATGCGCCTCGGAATTGGTTAAGGACGTgcgcagttgcgtccccgatatgttggtcttcacttgtagcctgtgagaaagacccgatcatgtgacggagagccatgtgagtgaggtGCATCGGAGCATGCAGCTGGGAGAAGGGAATTTTAATGATTATATTCAGCCTAAGGGCACAACGGCCACAAaaggcatgttttttttttaggcGGCATTACTACCACACAAAAGGGGATGCCG from Oncorhynchus kisutch isolate 150728-3 linkage group LG26, Okis_V2, whole genome shotgun sequence carries:
- the LOC109870791 gene encoding ganglioside-induced differentiation-associated protein 2-like isoform X2, translated to MDPLGARCQFVEVQTLSTWEWQPDPEGEEKEYNFSQQAFLSPFPYREDINRKIVLYNGNVALLNCTAIVNTSNETLTDKNPISESIHTYAGPELRDEMLKLKGCRTGEAKMTKGFNLAARFIIHTVGPKYKTKYRTAAENSLYNCYRNVMQLAKEQAMASVAVCVVSTTKRGYPLEDATHIALRTVRRFLEKYGESIETVVFAVTDTEEPTYRKLLPLYYPRSEEEECASLPLIPTDIGNSEGEPVVPERQIRIAEKPGCLEVDSEAETLDSDLGQVGTHAFSRMEGDVDKQRKLILQGQLSDATMQKQHQRNYNRWLCRARAEDLSDIAALKALYQTGVDMCGRTVMVLVGRNIPVTLIDMEKALLYFIHVMDHITVKEYVMVYFHTLTGEHNHLDSEFLKKLHEIVDTKFKNNLRAFYFVHPSFRSKVSTWFFTTFSVSGMKQKVHHVETLQQLFTCILPEQIDIPPFVLEYDARV
- the LOC109870791 gene encoding ganglioside-induced differentiation-associated protein 2-like isoform X1, which encodes MDPLGARCQFVEVQTLSTWEWQPDPEGEEKEYNFSQQAFLSPFPYREDINRKIVLYNGNVALLNCTAIVNTSNETLTDKNPISESIHTYAGPELRDEMLKLKGCRTGEAKMTKGFNLAARFIIHTVGPKYKTKYRTAAENSLYNCYRNVMQLAKEQAMASVAVCVVSTTKRGYPLEDATHIALRTVRRFLEKYGESIETVVFAVTDTEEPTYRKLLPLYYPRSEEEECASLPLIPTDIGNSEGEPVVPERQIRIAEKPGCLEVDSEAETLDSDLGQVGTHAFSRMEGDVDKQRKLILQGQLSDATMQKQHQRNYNRWLCRARAEDLSDIAALKALYQTGVDMCGRTVMVLVGRNIPVTLIDMEKALLYFIHVMDHITVKEYVMVYFHTLTGEHNHLDSEFLKKLHEIVDTKFKNNLRAFYFVHPSFRSKVSTWFFTTFSVSGMKQKVHHVETLQQLFTCILPEQIDIPPFVLEYDARKITEEGFGFDDLNEPIAV